Genomic DNA from Telopea speciosissima isolate NSW1024214 ecotype Mountain lineage chromosome 2, Tspe_v1, whole genome shotgun sequence:
ATACCCACATCATGGGGGTGTTTGGAGAATATTGATTGGTCGGTTAGTCCTCGTCCTTTTCAGGTTACCTCCAAACACGTGGCAAAAACCCAACTGGATTAGGGATATtcactcataagtcataacccACCCATTTGCATCATTCTTAACTATTAAATTATAGGATTAatttatcccaactaaacggGTCGGCTACACGAAACCTTGCAACGACAAAACCCTTCAATCAGTTTTATTCGAGGTTatacttgaaacaagacctaTAAGTTATGTATgtttttcctcaccacttcttccAGTGTCATTTTATGTTTGTCCATAGTTCAATCTTTTAATTAGtaccttcaatttgaatcaagtcactccaaACTGTAGCATCTGAAGGCCTCCATAGAAGATAATCATACCACTTTAAACGACTTTCTCGAATCTTTTCTTGaattggggcaactcccaaatcatctctaatattatcattctttattttattagcTCTAATTATAAGATTCTTCCATGACAACCCAAAAGGATTGGATCCAATTTTCCTTAAGCTATGGTGAAAGACGAATTCCTTAATCGATGACTATCATTATGATTAGATGAGTAAAAAAGACAATAGAAGGCATTTTGAATCTTCAACATATAGGGGGATCGAATATTAATGATGATCATAGATTTGTAAGTGAACCCTTCACCgtagatgaaggaaaactttaaCCAAAAAGGTATATACAATGAATCATCTAATTTTGATCCATTTCTAATCTTAGATATCTCTATTAGAGATCAGTCATGATCCGACGGCTGATAATATCCGGTGCTTGAGGTGGGCCCTgctaaaatatttttaataaatttcttATTCCATAAGATTGGTTtcactaaattaaactaatgaaactccAGAGTTGGATTATTGGAATCCCAAAGCAGATCTTTCTTTTTTGACATAACAaagtaggttttttttatttaacaatGACAGGTTCATTAGTGGGGTTTACTTAATTATTCAATTAAATCACTAAAATTGTGTTAAAGAAATATGAAATCACTTTCTTTATTGGAAGCTTCTCTTCTAAGAACCAATGGAAATTTCAAAGCCAAACATTGTGCTCCCCGGAATCATTCTCCCACTTTAAATGGTGTAatctatatataaaaaaaatccataaatatCCACaatgttctctatttttttttaaacacttTATTGTCTATTTTATTATCCTTAATGGTGACACTTGTTGGTGATCGATTAGCAAATAGTAAGATCTTTGTTAAGTTAATCATATTTTGATTCGTCTCCGCGGCgtaaaaatataataagatCATGGCCGAAAACCAATGATTAATAATTCTAATTAGTGCCAATATTATTTGATCATCATATAAACAATAGGAACATGTCTAACCCACATTAATTAAAGCCAGATCTTAGGGAAAACAATTTGAAACTGATTAAGATAACTGTTCACAAGGAGACATTATGGTTAAGTTTTGAATTAATGTTGAGTTCAAATTAAGGCAAAGAGATAAAGAGAAACACTAATGTCACTGTTACAATACATAATAGTTATGGTCTATTGGAGGCATTGCTCTTGGGAGATGATAAACATAAGGTGGGGGCCATGAGACACCCCGAGTTTTAGATTGGCTTGTTTGATTATCACACTCTTTTTGGACGGTTTCAAAAGCCAATCCAaattaagaacaaaaattagaaaaccTAGAGACCAAGTAATGGTCATCCTACAAAGTTGACTTTTGACTAAGAAGATCCTTCCttagatgtttttttttattttttggaaagcaattaaatgtAGACTAGGTGTCGCtgaggagacttgaaccaccgatcaagctcCTGACGCTGTTTTTCCAAAAGAGCAGCAAACCAACAGGGCAAGTCCTTGATCAACCTTCCGTAGATGTTACTCATAGATTCTTGGGTAGCACCCCCACATGCCTTGAAGTTCAATCACTTtgatttttttagttttggaatttttttattgacattTTTAAAGGGTACATTTTTAAGGCCCtgtttgtttgatggataaAAAAAGATGAGAACTTGTGAGGATGGGTATTTACTTCCCAAATGATGGCTTCATTAATGCAAGTGCCAGTTCCCAAACCATAATGGGCATGTCAAAGCATCATTAGAAGTAGAAATCCTTCAAAAAAGTATGTTGTGGATGATTGGTAATATGGGCGATTGGTGCATTTATGGGAGATCCATGGATACCACAACTGACTTGGGTATAAGCtggattaccaaaaaaaaaggcttaGGTATAAGCTGCAATCAAATGGACTTGTAGATTGTATAGATATGGTATCCGATATTCGGTACGGTACACCATATATTTACCTCATATTGATATGTATAGGTATTTCATACTAATATCATACTAAATCTATTCGGTACGGTATTGATATGATATGATttgtttttactattttatccaTATCGATATCGTACTGAATATCAACTCATTGGTAAAAATATCTCATATCGATATCGTACTGAATATCAACTCATTGGTAAAAATATCTCATATCAATATCGTATGATACAATACGGTATGGTTTTGATATTGGCACACAATATACGGTATGAGTTGACACCCTTAACTACTATAGATATACATATTGCAAAATTGAGAAGAGTCTTCATTTATCATGAGATGGGAAAAATTCTTAAGATTCCTCTTGGTACTGAAGATGGTCAAGACAAGCTATGTTGGGGCCCGTATCCAAAAGGTACTTTTATTGTGAGTTCTGGTTATAGGCTTGGGACTTCCATCTAAACCCCACAACCACAACAACTTTTACTATTATGGGTAAACCATATTAAGCTAGTTTTAAGGATTATATGGAACTCAAAGATCCCTCCAAAGATTCAAGTCTTCTTATGGGTAAGCTTCTCTCAAATGCAATTGTTGTCTATGCATGTTAACCCAACTAGAGGAAATATTATGCATTCTGACATCTGTGGGGGGAATAAGGTGGGAAGCACGTAGAGTTGAACTCCAAACCTCCTGCGTCTTATGATCAGACCATAGCTGGCAGCGCCCATTGAACTACAAACTCTTTCCCCCATCATCAGTAATTGTCGATGAGGCGTTAGCGCTTAGATTCGGATTGGAAACAGCTCATTTGAAAAGAATCCGCCGTGTTGTGCTGCACACAAATTCTCAGCTACTTATTCGTTGAATGATTGattaaaattttcaaccatCGATCGAAATTACCAACCTCCTTAAGAATATAAAaaccctttttagaaaaaattggatttttgtcCTTTCTCTCATGTAAATAGGCTGAAGAACTTGCATGCTTATTACCCTATGCAAGGATTGTGGGAATCCTCAATTCCTCAGGATTTACTTCCTTTTGTAGATCTCTTTTTGCTCAAAGTGGATCAATGAAATTATCCCCTCAGCAAGgattgtaatcttactttttgtcCCTCTTAatataacatatttttttttttagtgaagtTAAAATCTTattatcctatatatatactcAACATATATGGGAGACAATGACAGTTTTTGAAAATGACACGATGATAAATATACTTTCAAACTACCttgaaaactattttttttataatcttttatttaattgaatttttgAAATAACATAAGAGGCAAACAAGAGGAGGTTACATGTTATAAGTACACCTATAAAAGTGTCATTGAGATAGTATTCTGTTTTTCAAAATCATTCGTACATTGTGTCAACTTCACTTCCTCTATTATAAGGCAAAGAGCAATTTTACAGCTTTTTCTATGGGTTAAACAATCTACAACCTTAGGGTtaaactttttccctttatatttCAATGGTTTCTCTGGAAatcatgtttttgtttttttaaactttaaagtttaacaTTGAATGGATGATAGTGTGCATAACATGTTCACCAATTTTAGGCTCACCAAACTCCCACATGGCCATTAGGAAATATAACTGAGGGAATTCCAAATGTAGACGTGACAAAATTCTGCTTCCTAAATTAAAATCTAAAACTAAGGGAAAGAGTTCTTGCACGCCCATGGTACATAGGAACCCATTTCCACACACTATTCTTTTGCCACATGGACACTTGATGTCActattccaaccattggatagaaaAGTAATGGTCTGGATAAgccattgaaaaatcaaaatcaaatttcagtGCGTAATTCAATCAAACAACCTCCTTATACTGGCATGCATCCCATGTATGTGCATTCACATCTACGATGTTTTGACTACTATTGTGCACTCTTTCATAGCCTccattttcaaagctttattctCCAAGTGACAAACTTTGATAaggctaaaacttgacatgtgaacaaGGGCCCTAAGGTTTATACTTGTCTAACAGACCCAACTGATGTGCCATGTGGTAGGATTGAAAGGGCAATAGAAAAGGTTCCTACGAAAATCTTGCAGGAATTAAGCTCCCATAAAACTATCGGCACCATACTTTAAAGTTAGAATGATTCTAAATTTGAACCTAAATTGCAACCAAGGCTCCAATATAATATAAATGTCTCAGAAGTAAAATATAGCaaggaaataaaatattataCTTCACCTAATTTAATTTTGGGAGAAGGATGGATACACTATCCCCTTGTATTAGCACCATACACGCTTAGAGGGGAGAGAAGTTTCAGTAGGTATAGTTTTGTATACAAGTAGGGTCCATGTTTTAATGAAGAGAGAccaaagaggagagaggagagagtttGTGAAGGTACATGTACACCACAGTCTTGTGCCAGCCTTTTTCGCTTTGGTTTATACTTTTTTAACATAGAATAGTAATCCCCATATTTATGTTTCAATAAAACAAATCTATCATAGAATATTCCTTGAGCcgcagtgcagcctgcgcccaggcacatgggcagcctgtgcaaaggggcaaggtgatcattgtgcccacccccatgtgcctggatgcaggctacgctgcggcacagagaacagcaccccttgAAAGTTTTACAATTCTTATTGGAGAGGGTTTTAATGAAACAAATCTATCATTGAAAGTTCTACAATTCTTATTGGGGGAGGATTTTAGTGTACAATTGCTTGTGGAAATTGGACCATTCATCCATAGGGGGGATGGGATTTCTATCCCCATCCAAGGGTTTCAAGTACCATGCACAGCTATACATGAAACCTTTTTGCATTCTTAGTTTTTAACTTATGACTGGAAAATTCTTGTTGTAAtcaaggttgttacaacaaaattataattttacctttttgccttttttttatagcacatttttttttccaacgaGGATAAATCCTAGCATTTCAcacaaaaactgaattaaataattttaaaaattttaaatccttttttacccttacactaaataacttttgagaataaacaagaaacaattaaaaacaaaaggttacaacttcttaattTACCACTTTGAAGACAAGAAGTTGTTCATGAAGCCCACAAGTAGTCAAACCCCACCCAGTAATTGAGTTCGGTTCCTCCAACCACTTGTCCtaattttgccatttacaaggggaggaggggttttcatggaaacaaaattaaaattgacTCTGAGATGTACATTAGTACGTGCAGTTGATCCATTCTCCCAGTAATTTGCCTTTTCTTTCCAATGATGACCTCAATCAGTGGGTAATTATCACCCCCTTACGTTAACCAGTTTAATTTTCTTGATTCTTTCTAAGCATGGATCCCCCAAGCAAAGAACAAAAAGCCTCTCAATTTCCAAATATTCTCTGATGCCCAACCCACATCTCAATTTTTTTGCAACTCAACTACTACTGATACCAAATTAGGAAGTAGTGGATCACTACAACCATCTTCCAGATGATGACCATTTCTGCTTACACATTTAGATACTGCAAATGCAAGCTTAGATAATTGAATCAAGTCACTTAATCGTACGTGTATATTTCATGTACAATTAGGTGATGATATATGTCCTTTTGTTTCTATAAAATTTTTTCTTGCACTCATAATTGAACTCAGATCACCTACCCATAGATGTAAGCTCAAAGAATTCAGCTATCAAGCCACAAGAGGATCTAAGTAAATTAAACACTgatcaaaaaaagaaacaaagtttTCTTTaattacataaatatatatataaactggTATCAACTTATGATAATAGTTAACTTTCATTACACCATTCAAATCCTTCAGAGACTAAAATTACATTATAGAGCATGCATTTGGGTTATCATCACTGAAGAGGGTTGTGAGCTTCTCGTCTGGTGCATTTGGGCTAGGGAGTGCCTGAACTACATTCCGGACAAATCCGGCCGGAGCTTTCTTGTCATAGGCCTGAGAAACATATGGGTAAGATACCAAGTTGTAAGGAACATAAGGCCAGAATTCTGCTTTCTTTCCTGTGCTTTTAATCCTCTTCAAGACTTTATTTGGATCTACATAGCCTGAAACCGTCACCCTGCTCTGTTTCCTGCTTAGATCCACTGATTTCACTCCTGAAACAATAACAAATGAACAACAAATCAGTAAAAATTGAATTgggttttttggtgtttttgtgttAGATTTAGGTGGGGTAATGCagttttatcttttctttttttttttttaatttaagatCAAGAGAATTGCTTTTCTACTAGAAGGAAAGGAACCTAAAACCTGCCCCCCAAGTCAGGTTACAAAACCAGTagagtaaaatatatataagaagCCGACAGAAAGGTAAatttttttagagttttttgtttattttattttcaggtTAGAGCCAAAACATCATTTCTAATTTCTCACAGTTTTTCTactaaaattcattttttaaaatttaatttaatttcttctttgtcttttacTGCAAGAAACTAACTTCAGACACAGAGAgggaaaaagaggagagaagaagaagcaaccaTGGTGGGAAACAGGGGTCTGCCTGAGAAAATGAAAACCCACTTCAGAATCTCATATAGTCTTAACATCTATTACCAGAAAGAGAATTTTTCCTCATTCTGTCAATGTGGAAGCCAAACCGCATTAgctttaggagagagagagagaaagagagaagcttTTGGAACCTTTCATGGAGGAAACAGCATGTTTAACTCTCCTTTCACAGCCATCACAGTCCATTTTCACCTTGATATCCACTGTCtgagaaagaaacaaatcacATCTTTGAAATAGAACAAAACAATACTGGAACAATCCAAAAAGGAAGTGTAAAGAGGGATAGAGAAACAAGGGGTGGGGGCAGAGAGCAGGGGTACAAAGTGTTCCAATTCTCTTTGCAGAGAGAAAAGAAGTTGAAAAGATGCAAAGAACAAATGGGTTTATGAGTACCTGCATTGGCTTGCGTTTGCTTCTGCTTCTTGTGCTTGTAACAGTGCAAAAGTTAGACAGATAGTCAAGAGCtcccatttttcttctcttttggcaGTACACAAGCAATTAGTTTCAaactacagagagagagagattggttGGTTTGGGAAGAGAGGAATGGGTTTATGGAGATACATGTAGTGTGATTTGGTATTTATATAAGAAGGGAATGATGGGTTGGGTTTGGAGGAGCTAGAGGAGAGAAGTGTGAACTGTGAACAAGTTGTGTttcaattaattagtttatttttttcaattaaaaataaaataaaattttatgaacCCAAATCAAGCTAAGTGTCCAGGCCAAGGGGTCATGAGGGAGCAGTAAGGCCAAGGCTTTTAGGTCTATTAtttgtttataattattatatttGGTGGGTTAATGGGTAACTGTTGTAAAGTGCTTTTGTGTTTGCTTTGATTATATTCAAATATGGGTGCCCTGATTTCCTTTTCCTGACTGACTAAATGACCATAATGTCCTGCCActttcaccatttttttttttaaattttctttggtTGAGTCTTTCATTTTCTATACCCATTGGTATTGGAGAGCTAGCAccctttgtgtctatctctctcctcgtATGAAAAGATTTCGCTGTCTCTCGATATACGATATCATATTATCACATTTTATTGGTGCACTCACATATATGCTACTTGTTTAAAGAACCCTCTCCTTAAAATCTATTACCTGCAGCCAAACCACACTAATAACTTGGCCTAAGCTCACTTACGCGGTAACCATTTTCAAATTGATCATGGAGCGTATCAAATTGcatttatgaaaataataagCAATAATACTTAAGGCTCTTTTTAGTATCATtcttacttttgatttttttgacaCAAAAATGTTTTGCAGGTATTTGATATCATTTTTGGACCCTATTTCTATTTTAAGTTaatcaaaataattaaaaaatcataaTAGAGTCAAgaccttattatgtattttgttcaaaaaccatttttgatcatttttgcggacactttaatgagcacatgctcaTAAGTCCCAAAAGTGAGGGGTAAAATCATTCTAGATATAAGCATATTTTTCATTCCACAATCAATTATGTTTAGCAATTACCAAacagttttcattttttgatcGAAAATGGTTgatcaaaaatggttttcaacagtgattttttttaatagaccataaataaaaacaaaaatgataccaaaacgACCTTAAATGCcatgtaatttattttttcatgttttgggatttactattattttaattttaatttttggaggCTGTGGTAGGGCTTGGGTTCCATACCCCCTATCTAAAGAAAAAATCACTTAAGAAAGAAATGCACTTTGGAAACTCATCATCATTTTTAGTTACATAAGCCACCACGAGAGAGAAATAacttatacccaaaaaaaatgggtGCACGAAAGAATGTCCGTATAGTGCATGTATAGGAGGCCCACATGGTCAGAAAATGAGAGAACGGTGTACACTCCACGACGTCCACATCCTTTTCCTCAATATtatataaaatttgaaaaaaatttatacataaaaaaaaaaactccaaaatgtATCACTTGAATGACTCAAATTCTCTCTTGattcattttgttttaattgttttttggtGGTTATCATTTTTGGTGCATTGAATTTGCTATGATGATGGGGATGGTATTAGATATGTAAAAGAACTTCCAATGACATCATAGAGTAAATGCCATGGGGGCCATCTCTCAGTGTATTATTGAAATAGAAGTCCACACTAGTCAAGAAGCTAGCTAGCATATACACACAAAGCCCTGAACTTATTTCTTTCCTCTGCTCTactcttaatttttatttgtttcaaaaTCTTGcctattttcaatttaacaGAGTTTGTGTTTGATCTTTCATGAATCACATGAGATGGGTTCATTTATGTCCT
This window encodes:
- the LOC122652036 gene encoding heavy metal-associated isoprenylated plant protein 21-like; this encodes MGALDYLSNFCTVTSTRSRSKRKPMQTVDIKVKMDCDGCERRVKHAVSSMKGVKSVDLSRKQSRVTVSGYVDPNKVLKRIKSTGKKAEFWPYVPYNLVSYPYVSQAYDKKAPAGFVRNVVQALPSPNAPDEKLTTLFSDDNPNACSIM